A window of Terriglobus sp. RCC_193 contains these coding sequences:
- a CDS encoding trimeric intracellular cation channel family protein, producing the protein MRDHLLLFLDLIGTALFAAEGATTGIHVHLDLLGVLVVAFLTALGGGILRDLLLGATPPNAMRDWRYVATALFAGSIVFILRTPIAASGTGWVQVLDAAGLSLFAVAGATKAIEYGIHPLMATMLGGLTAVGGGTLRDVLINQIPNVLKADIYAAAALLGAAVTVILRKSGVKPPMADTAGIVCCFATRMAAVHFHWNLPIAG; encoded by the coding sequence GTGCGCGACCATCTTCTGCTGTTCCTGGATCTGATAGGCACCGCGCTTTTTGCGGCGGAAGGCGCTACGACCGGGATCCATGTCCATCTGGATCTGCTTGGCGTGCTGGTGGTTGCATTTCTTACGGCACTTGGTGGCGGCATCCTCCGCGATCTTCTGCTGGGCGCCACGCCGCCAAACGCTATGCGCGACTGGCGCTATGTGGCCACGGCTCTCTTTGCCGGATCCATCGTCTTCATCCTGCGTACCCCCATTGCAGCCAGCGGCACAGGCTGGGTGCAGGTGCTGGATGCGGCTGGCCTAAGCCTTTTTGCTGTGGCCGGTGCTACCAAGGCGATTGAGTACGGGATTCATCCGTTGATGGCCACCATGCTGGGTGGGCTGACCGCGGTGGGTGGCGGTACGCTTCGCGACGTTCTTATCAACCAGATTCCGAATGTGCTGAAGGCGGATATCTATGCCGCTGCGGCTCTTCTGGGAGCGGCGGTTACCGTCATATTGCGAAAGTCCGGCGTTAAGCCGCCGATGGCGGATACGGCAGGGATTGTCTGCTGCTTCGCGACACGCATGGCGGCTGTGCATTTCCACTGGAACCTGCCGATCGCCGGTTGA
- a CDS encoding bifunctional heptose 7-phosphate kinase/heptose 1-phosphate adenyltransferase gives MAVFGDFCIDAYWDLHEGEEEYSLETGLKVRRVRRQRYSLGGAGNVVANIAALNVGHVQAIGVSGTDPFGAVMHSMLSGYRNCGCDVIEDAAWETMVYAKPCIGNLEESRIDFGAFNHSNGSLAERLLERLESAADKYDVVILNQQVENGVSSAKLIERMNGIIANSKKAVFLVDARHHLEKFSGALLKVNMGEAAKLLNEAPESLHEDERAIEFATRIHELTSKPAFITRGDKGIAVAADGGVSLIAGWPMEGPIDTVGAGDTVVATIAAALATGATPREAATLANLAATVTVKKLQTTGTASPAEILAAAGVRYP, from the coding sequence TTGGCGGTCTTTGGTGATTTTTGTATTGATGCCTATTGGGACCTGCACGAAGGCGAAGAAGAGTATTCGCTGGAGACAGGCCTGAAGGTGCGGCGTGTACGACGGCAGAGGTATTCACTGGGCGGCGCAGGAAATGTGGTTGCGAATATTGCTGCACTGAACGTGGGACATGTTCAGGCTATCGGCGTCAGCGGAACCGATCCATTCGGAGCGGTGATGCATAGCATGCTGTCGGGTTATCGCAATTGCGGATGCGATGTCATTGAGGATGCCGCATGGGAAACCATGGTCTACGCGAAGCCATGTATCGGAAACCTGGAAGAAAGCCGCATTGATTTTGGGGCCTTCAACCACTCGAACGGATCACTCGCGGAACGCCTGCTGGAGCGGTTGGAGAGTGCTGCAGACAAGTATGACGTGGTGATTCTTAATCAGCAGGTGGAGAACGGCGTGTCTTCAGCGAAGCTGATCGAACGCATGAACGGCATCATTGCAAATTCGAAGAAGGCAGTGTTCCTTGTGGACGCACGCCACCACCTGGAGAAATTCTCCGGTGCTCTTCTGAAGGTGAACATGGGCGAAGCAGCGAAGCTTCTCAATGAAGCTCCTGAATCGCTGCATGAAGATGAACGAGCCATCGAGTTTGCAACGCGCATTCACGAACTTACTTCCAAGCCAGCGTTTATTACCCGCGGTGACAAGGGAATCGCCGTGGCGGCAGACGGAGGAGTTTCGTTGATCGCAGGATGGCCCATGGAAGGTCCGATCGACACGGTAGGTGCAGGCGACACCGTGGTGGCAACGATTGCCGCGGCCCTGGCAACAGGGGCAACACCGCGGGAGGCCGCTACGTTGGCGAATCTGGCAGCTACCGTCACTGTGAAAAAGCTTCAAACGACCGGCACCGCGTCGCCGGCCGAAATTCTGGCAGCTGCGGGAGTGCGATACCCGTAA
- a CDS encoding carboxypeptidase regulatory-like domain-containing protein, with product MYLRSTRSLPGLASIVFLCSAPLFAQGTQATLDGQVTDNSGAALPGAKVIVRNVQTGVSTSTVSGADGYYHVAALNPGQYSITVQQPSFTTSIRNGIQLEVAQHAALDFALTPGNVNENVTVTASAAQLETETATQSTALGQEKLMALPTQGRNPISAVFSVPGVLVTTSDTRLRAFDIGGSTGTSINGSPGGTNEILVDGMSALQNGSSASYIPTQESTSEVRVQTTNYDAAYGWTLGGVINMLTKSGTNQIHGAAWEFFQNTIFNANTYGNNFNGAPRSSSHVNTFGFNITGPIIKDKLFVAYTFEDLRQSIPDPYTVSVPTDLQKVGDFSQTFDASGNLIKIYDPYSTTTVNGVLTRTQVPGNNLKNLSRPMNPIALKVLSMLPSGNVKNAPITGLNNLSNVPGSRKFTDYFPENTVRVDYVINPKTSLFGRYSRNALAEARGFRYSTTTALNAADTSTNNPFTRENHNGTVQLTRTLNPTTVATVRVGLERFKTSNGAAQGLGTGPSALGFSSGYAAQAANTFPQFTWANYNGAGGAPPSTTTSYNYTVGASVAKAIGNNNLTAGIDLRLLRNNVQSPGNSAGKFVFDQQFTGSNPLAVNSTSGNAIASFLMGTPQTGSIDVNSFPTRQTKMVSLYFQDDMRVRKNLTLNMGLRWDYQGPLTDRFNGLATFNPTAQNPQSVPGQTLYGGLVFAGVNGQPRNVTNQRWGNLGPRFGATYQIDHNTVLRGGYGLLYGQNVNDPGEAPGFSYTTSMVTSVAAGVPYNTLTDPFPSSSVQAPSYASNGLKTYLGQSFSFASQNAKPPIVQQFSFGVQHQFPKDFLLTMSYVGTRFSRLPVTRQINAAPLSAVAYGASYLTASVANPFAGLLPGTALNGTTIQRQQLLAPYPQFLVGTVTGTSGITEQFIPIGTSSYNAAQFLLQKRLSYGLDFTVQYTMSKQLDQKLYSNPQDTQLQKVTAAWDIPRNMQISLLWKLPFGSGRAYGSHLISPVRWAVSGWDMGSLVRLQAGMPLDLTNSTNSVPIGNAALAHPTVARWFNTCTQGNAKSCQNGETPVWRIRGAYELQTWKTRQPGVRLPGVHNVDISLTKHNQITEHVNAAFRADFINAFNSPQFFNGPTSDVNSGNFGKLLGAGSGDQSNLPRFVQLSMKVEF from the coding sequence ATGTACCTTCGTTCCACACGGTCCCTCCCAGGGCTGGCATCTATCGTATTTCTTTGTTCCGCTCCGCTGTTTGCGCAGGGAACACAGGCGACGCTGGATGGCCAGGTAACAGACAACTCCGGCGCAGCGTTGCCGGGCGCCAAGGTCATCGTCCGGAATGTTCAGACAGGTGTATCCACGTCCACTGTTTCTGGCGCGGATGGCTACTATCACGTGGCCGCGCTGAACCCGGGGCAATACTCCATTACCGTGCAGCAGCCCTCGTTCACCACGAGCATCCGGAATGGAATCCAGCTCGAAGTTGCGCAACATGCAGCACTCGACTTCGCTCTAACACCCGGCAATGTGAATGAAAACGTCACGGTGACAGCGTCCGCGGCGCAGCTTGAGACCGAGACCGCTACGCAGTCCACGGCACTGGGTCAGGAGAAGTTAATGGCTCTGCCAACGCAGGGTCGTAATCCGATCTCGGCTGTTTTCTCCGTGCCTGGTGTTCTTGTCACCACGTCCGATACACGTCTGCGTGCCTTCGATATTGGCGGAAGCACGGGCACCTCGATCAATGGATCGCCCGGCGGCACCAACGAAATTCTGGTGGACGGTATGAGCGCTCTCCAGAACGGATCGTCAGCCTCCTATATTCCAACGCAGGAATCCACGAGCGAAGTGCGTGTGCAGACCACGAACTACGACGCCGCGTATGGATGGACGCTTGGTGGCGTGATCAACATGCTTACCAAGAGCGGCACCAACCAGATCCATGGCGCTGCGTGGGAGTTCTTCCAGAACACGATTTTCAACGCGAATACCTATGGCAATAACTTCAACGGTGCTCCGCGTTCTTCTTCGCACGTGAATACGTTCGGCTTCAACATTACCGGGCCGATCATCAAGGACAAGCTCTTTGTCGCGTATACGTTTGAGGATCTCCGACAGAGCATCCCGGATCCCTATACTGTGTCCGTTCCGACAGACCTGCAGAAGGTGGGCGACTTTTCTCAGACCTTTGACGCAAGTGGCAATCTGATCAAGATTTATGACCCGTACTCCACAACGACTGTAAATGGTGTGTTGACGCGCACCCAGGTTCCGGGGAACAACCTGAAGAATCTCAGTCGCCCCATGAATCCCATTGCGCTGAAGGTTCTGTCAATGCTTCCCTCCGGCAATGTGAAGAATGCTCCCATTACCGGACTGAACAACCTGTCGAATGTCCCGGGCAGCCGTAAGTTTACCGACTACTTCCCGGAAAATACGGTTCGCGTCGACTATGTCATAAACCCCAAGACAAGTCTCTTTGGTCGCTACTCCCGCAATGCGCTCGCAGAAGCACGTGGTTTCCGTTATTCGACGACCACCGCGCTGAATGCAGCGGATACAAGCACAAACAATCCCTTTACCCGTGAAAATCATAATGGGACGGTACAACTTACCAGGACATTGAACCCCACGACTGTGGCGACCGTGCGTGTTGGTCTTGAGCGCTTTAAGACATCCAACGGCGCCGCGCAGGGACTGGGAACGGGCCCCAGCGCACTTGGATTTTCATCCGGTTACGCAGCACAAGCGGCGAATACTTTTCCGCAATTTACCTGGGCGAACTACAACGGTGCAGGTGGAGCTCCGCCGAGCACGACCACGAGCTATAACTACACGGTGGGCGCTTCGGTTGCAAAGGCGATCGGCAATAACAACCTGACCGCCGGTATTGACTTGCGCCTGCTGCGTAACAACGTACAAAGCCCTGGTAACAGTGCTGGCAAATTTGTCTTTGACCAGCAGTTCACCGGTTCGAATCCCCTGGCCGTAAACTCCACCTCGGGTAATGCGATTGCATCGTTCCTGATGGGGACGCCGCAGACGGGTTCTATCGATGTGAACAGCTTCCCGACGCGCCAGACGAAGATGGTGTCTCTATATTTCCAGGATGATATGCGTGTCAGAAAGAACCTGACGCTGAATATGGGACTGCGCTGGGATTATCAGGGACCACTTACCGATCGGTTTAATGGATTGGCAACCTTTAATCCAACGGCCCAGAATCCTCAATCTGTTCCGGGACAAACACTGTACGGTGGCCTGGTGTTTGCCGGCGTAAATGGACAGCCGCGCAATGTTACGAATCAGAGATGGGGCAACCTGGGACCGCGTTTCGGCGCCACCTATCAAATCGATCACAACACCGTGCTGCGGGGTGGTTATGGACTGCTCTACGGACAGAATGTGAATGATCCGGGCGAAGCACCTGGTTTCAGCTATACGACCAGCATGGTCACATCAGTCGCGGCGGGTGTCCCGTATAACACGTTGACGGATCCTTTCCCGAGCAGCAGTGTTCAGGCACCCTCGTATGCTTCCAATGGCCTGAAGACATACCTGGGACAGAGCTTCTCGTTTGCAAGTCAGAACGCCAAGCCTCCCATTGTGCAGCAGTTCTCCTTTGGTGTTCAGCATCAGTTCCCCAAAGACTTCCTGCTGACCATGTCTTACGTGGGGACGCGCTTCTCTCGTCTGCCTGTCACGCGTCAGATCAACGCAGCTCCACTGAGTGCCGTGGCGTATGGTGCATCTTACTTAACGGCAAGCGTGGCAAATCCATTCGCTGGTCTGCTTCCCGGAACAGCTTTGAACGGTACGACGATTCAGCGGCAGCAGCTTCTGGCACCGTATCCGCAGTTCCTGGTGGGTACTGTCACCGGTACCAGCGGCATTACCGAGCAGTTCATTCCCATCGGAACATCCAGTTACAACGCTGCTCAGTTCCTGCTGCAAAAGCGGTTGTCTTACGGCCTGGACTTCACGGTGCAATACACCATGTCCAAGCAGTTGGATCAGAAGCTCTACTCCAATCCGCAGGACACACAACTGCAGAAGGTTACTGCAGCGTGGGATATCCCGCGCAATATGCAGATCAGCCTTCTGTGGAAGCTGCCCTTCGGTTCCGGGCGCGCCTACGGATCACATCTGATATCGCCGGTACGCTGGGCAGTCAGCGGATGGGATATGGGATCGCTGGTACGTTTGCAGGCAGGTATGCCGCTTGACCTGACCAACAGCACAAACTCTGTGCCAATTGGCAATGCCGCTCTTGCTCATCCGACTGTGGCGCGTTGGTTCAACACCTGCACTCAAGGCAATGCGAAGAGCTGCCAGAACGGTGAAACGCCTGTCTGGAGAATACGCGGGGCATACGAGTTGCAGACGTGGAAGACGCGTCAACCTGGTGTTCGCCTGCCTGGTGTGCACAACGTTGATATCTCGCTCACGAAGCACAACCAGATTACCGAGCATGTGAATGCAGCTTTCCGCGCTGACTTTATCAATGCTTTCAACTCGCCGCAGTTCTTCAACGGCCCAACCTCTGATGTGAACAGTGGAAACTTCGGAAAGCTTCTGGGGGCCGGTTCCGGTGACCAGAGCAATTTGCCGCGGTTCGTCCAGCTTTCCATGAAGGTTGAGTTCTAA